The following proteins are encoded in a genomic region of Sorangiineae bacterium MSr12523:
- a CDS encoding peptidoglycan-binding protein produces the protein MALHTVRQGECIASIAWKYGFSDWQRIWDAQSEDFRRKRPNPNTLLEGDEVTIPERTPKRVSVSTGAAHTFTIKRPRVKLRIRLLDPEGKVLKNTKYELVVSGVTSAKTTDGNGMLDEDIPVDAMTADLKVFLSDAEVIRLPLRLGHLDPLEETSGVQGRLSNLGYLAGPPPDKEDNDQLAMALRDFQRDQGLDETGVVDEKTRDNLKRAYEG, from the coding sequence ATGGCCCTGCACACGGTTCGACAAGGTGAATGCATCGCGAGCATCGCGTGGAAGTACGGCTTCTCCGATTGGCAACGCATCTGGGATGCGCAGAGCGAAGACTTTCGGCGCAAGCGCCCGAACCCGAATACGCTGCTCGAAGGCGATGAAGTCACCATCCCGGAACGCACACCGAAACGCGTCAGTGTGAGCACGGGCGCTGCGCACACCTTCACGATCAAGCGGCCGCGCGTGAAGCTCCGGATCCGGCTGCTCGATCCCGAGGGCAAGGTTCTGAAGAACACGAAGTACGAACTCGTGGTGTCGGGCGTGACGTCGGCCAAGACGACCGACGGCAATGGCATGCTCGACGAAGACATCCCGGTGGACGCGATGACCGCCGATCTGAAGGTCTTCCTCAGCGATGCGGAGGTGATTCGATTGCCGCTCCGGCTCGGTCATCTCGATCCACTCGAAGAGACTTCGGGCGTGCAGGGGCGGCTTTCCAACTTGGGCTATTTGGCGGGCCCGCCGCCGGATAAAGAGGACAACGACCAATTGGCAATGGCGTTGCGTGATTTTCAACGCGACCAGGGGCTAG
- a CDS encoding FG-GAP-like repeat-containing protein, whose translation MTVTIDPPSVPADATSVATVTVKFRNPENGQPWKGQQVILTSSGKGTRIVIPNSVTNDDGVVTATISSTFVEKKTIKAQVGDYYNSADINFSGCTSALFAPLAPVALNAKVGALIASDFNRDGNADVVFTDDLRHPSVWLGNGDGTFRNVPGDALDTRVSSFNTGDVNNDGKVDIVVTTNESGSAGVSILLGKGDGTFERGATFSTGNAFCKSAPQDYSGDGKLDLVVSDETGNLSVLLGNGDGTFQSGINTAISQSPNGVLSGDYNGDGKRDIGLYTQRDHTMSILLGNGSGAFQKAFGYDLGEAPYPSTVGDFNGDGKSDLAVGFYDNNLKVLLATGNGALSSAVPYSVGTGPVPTTGDLDGDGKPDLLTANSEETSISLLIGNGDGTFQSQIPYGNLIGPSNPNVGDFNGDGKIDFAVTNYPGALNVFLRTGCSR comes from the coding sequence ATGACGGTCACCATCGACCCACCAAGCGTCCCCGCCGACGCAACATCGGTGGCGACGGTCACCGTCAAGTTCAGGAATCCGGAGAACGGTCAGCCATGGAAGGGGCAGCAAGTGATCCTCACATCGAGTGGCAAAGGCACTCGAATCGTGATCCCCAACAGCGTGACCAACGATGACGGTGTGGTGACCGCGACGATCTCGTCGACGTTTGTCGAGAAAAAGACAATCAAGGCTCAAGTCGGGGACTACTACAACTCTGCGGATATCAATTTTTCGGGCTGCACGTCGGCGCTTTTTGCGCCGCTCGCGCCCGTCGCATTGAATGCGAAGGTTGGCGCCCTGATCGCCTCGGATTTCAATCGCGACGGCAACGCTGATGTCGTGTTCACAGATGACTTGCGGCATCCGTCTGTTTGGCTTGGAAATGGCGACGGAACATTCCGAAACGTTCCGGGAGATGCGCTCGATACTAGGGTCTCTTCGTTTAATACGGGCGATGTGAACAATGACGGAAAAGTCGATATCGTTGTCACGACCAATGAAAGTGGTTCAGCTGGAGTAAGTATTCTGCTGGGCAAAGGTGACGGAACATTCGAGCGTGGTGCAACCTTCTCGACTGGCAATGCATTCTGCAAGAGCGCGCCACAGGACTACAGTGGTGACGGCAAACTGGATCTCGTCGTCTCGGATGAAACAGGCAATCTGAGTGTCCTGCTGGGAAATGGAGACGGGACGTTCCAGTCTGGTATCAATACGGCGATTTCGCAGTCCCCCAACGGTGTTTTGTCAGGCGACTACAATGGGGATGGTAAGCGAGATATTGGGCTGTACACACAGCGCGATCACACGATGAGCATCCTGTTGGGAAATGGAAGCGGTGCCTTTCAGAAAGCTTTTGGATATGATCTAGGAGAAGCGCCGTACCCATCGACCGTCGGGGACTTCAACGGCGATGGGAAATCGGACTTGGCTGTCGGATTTTATGACAATAACCTGAAGGTTCTTCTTGCGACTGGAAACGGTGCGCTCTCGTCTGCTGTCCCGTATTCTGTTGGAACGGGCCCCGTTCCAACGACCGGAGACCTCGATGGTGACGGGAAACCCGATCTGCTTACGGCGAATTCCGAGGAAACCAGCATCAGCTTGCTAATCGGAAATGGGGACGGTACGTTCCAGTCTCAAATTCCGTATGGTAATCTGATTGGGCCAAGTAATCCAAACGTGGGCGACTTCAACGGCGACGGTAAGATTGACTTCGCCGTGACGAACTACCCTGGTGCGCTGAACGTTTTCCTGCGAACAGGGTGCAGTCGCTGA
- a CDS encoding outer membrane protein assembly factor — MRRRYAIVLLLLLVTMLVARRAPAQEAVEESKTDFNAAPIIGGSSDIGIVGGALAAVTRLAPHRAPYLWRLEANVLATFKVDPRESAVELPYQDYYAKLTLPHLFGEALRLEIRPSFTREMVQRYYGIGNASLAPAPGGPDDAGSDYYQYGRMHPTMLVRARLRLGGGFFLLLGNSLTYNELEVSPDSKLSADMARGSADVRQILRDTRSHAVDLFEYGVILDTRDHEIHTTRGMFHQIKLRLSPGGIESMPYRYGQVNLTARGYLPIGSRIVVASRLVGDVQFGDVPFYELARFEDTFALGGSNGVRGVPGQRYYGKVKVFGNFEVRAKLFDFRLFKKPFAFGVAAFFDAGRVWTELGRSHPELDGTGLGLKYGAGGGLRLRQGKNFVLRADVAWSPDATPVGGYFTMGEIF, encoded by the coding sequence ATGCGTCGACGGTACGCTATCGTCCTATTGCTCCTTCTCGTTACCATGCTCGTTGCGCGGCGCGCGCCCGCGCAGGAGGCCGTCGAGGAATCCAAAACGGACTTCAATGCCGCGCCCATCATCGGCGGCAGCAGCGACATTGGGATCGTCGGCGGTGCGCTCGCCGCGGTGACCCGGCTGGCCCCGCACCGCGCGCCGTATCTATGGAGGCTCGAAGCCAATGTCCTCGCGACCTTCAAGGTCGACCCGCGCGAATCCGCCGTAGAATTGCCCTATCAGGACTACTATGCCAAGTTGACCTTGCCTCATCTCTTCGGGGAGGCCCTCCGCCTGGAGATCCGGCCATCGTTCACCCGGGAGATGGTGCAGCGCTATTACGGAATCGGCAATGCTTCGCTGGCGCCCGCGCCGGGCGGACCCGACGATGCCGGCTCCGATTATTACCAATATGGGCGCATGCACCCCACCATGCTCGTGCGCGCGAGGTTGCGGCTCGGCGGGGGATTCTTCCTTTTGCTGGGGAACTCTCTCACCTACAACGAATTGGAGGTCTCACCCGATTCCAAGCTTTCCGCGGACATGGCGCGCGGCTCCGCCGACGTGCGCCAGATCCTCCGGGACACGCGCTCGCATGCGGTGGATCTCTTCGAATACGGCGTCATCCTCGATACGCGCGATCACGAGATCCACACCACGCGGGGCATGTTTCATCAGATCAAGCTGCGACTCAGCCCCGGTGGAATCGAAAGTATGCCGTATCGTTATGGCCAGGTGAATCTCACCGCGCGCGGATATTTGCCCATTGGTTCGCGCATCGTCGTGGCCTCGCGGCTCGTGGGCGACGTTCAATTCGGCGACGTGCCTTTTTACGAGCTTGCGCGTTTCGAGGATACGTTCGCCCTCGGCGGCTCGAACGGCGTGCGCGGTGTGCCGGGGCAGCGCTATTACGGAAAGGTCAAAGTCTTCGGCAATTTCGAAGTCCGCGCGAAGCTTTTCGACTTTCGGCTCTTCAAGAAGCCCTTTGCCTTCGGCGTGGCCGCCTTTTTCGATGCGGGGCGCGTCTGGACCGAGCTCGGTCGCTCGCACCCCGAGCTCGATGGCACCGGCCTAGGCCTAAAATATGGCGCAGGTGGGGGGCTGCGCCTTCGGCAGGGCAAGAACTTCGTGCTGCGCGCCGACGTCGCGTGGTCGCCCGACGCGACGCCGGTGGGCGGCTACTTCACGATGGGCGAGATATTCTGA
- a CDS encoding peptidylprolyl isomerase: MIRSRFSFAPALSGLVACMALAACSGAPDDATQAASRQGIATSSLSFGDARAAIQRVREIEDHRLLDNAELRTYLQSTTASVAEAAAIAAGRIGDAAYTPAVLALLDAGDARVRAAAGTALGLLGGAGVEAALVDHLANEYDGKAKAQMLLALGRKGTSASLATLTAALTGVEESEVQAAAAEALGVLVRSGVAFGKNDAVVARLIQFAGTHPFARATASAYALSGLAGQRVVLPESDVLSAFAASPSASARAFLARVLSVIGSQAALDALAHGIAHDEDAHVRSDDCRWIARAGATPAVLDALGAALRDPSPEVVVASATAIATLGSAAASLLPALTALYDGSHSDWVRSTMLTTLVALDPASARSRVESGLSDAWPVRLAAIPALATLSSDDDVAQLVRIAGESDKRSAYAAIEAIATLDPSRSTPEMKERLRGVLANPDFETISAVADAVVVLNWTDFANDFRGLYDAFPGGANLNGRMAVLYALGKIGDTSDVPLFERGLRDDEQLVSQTAADAYKAITGVDASDRVRKASMVRTATPSAWEMERAVSSFVYMETTRGPIVMRMLREAPLSATNFVRLARSGFYDGLSYHRVVPNFVAQGGDPRGDGFGGSEDLVREEISRVPHRRGTVGMATQGKDTASSQFFINHGWNVGLDGRYTVFAEVIFGMDAADRLEVGDTIIRTWVLPGLPFGQNISPIVK; this comes from the coding sequence ATGATTCGATCCCGTTTTTCGTTCGCGCCCGCGCTTTCTGGTCTCGTGGCCTGTATGGCGCTCGCAGCCTGTAGCGGTGCGCCGGACGATGCGACCCAAGCCGCTTCGAGGCAAGGCATCGCGACGAGCTCTCTGTCGTTCGGCGATGCGCGCGCGGCAATCCAGCGCGTGCGGGAAATCGAGGACCATCGTCTTTTGGACAACGCGGAGCTCCGCACTTACTTGCAGAGTACAACCGCATCCGTGGCGGAGGCGGCGGCCATTGCTGCGGGGCGCATTGGCGATGCGGCGTACACGCCTGCGGTGCTGGCGCTCCTCGATGCGGGCGATGCACGCGTGCGGGCTGCGGCGGGCACGGCGTTGGGGCTGCTCGGGGGCGCGGGCGTGGAGGCGGCGCTGGTCGACCACCTGGCCAACGAATACGACGGCAAGGCAAAGGCACAGATGCTCTTGGCCCTGGGCCGAAAAGGCACCTCGGCGTCGCTGGCCACGTTGACCGCGGCGCTCACGGGTGTCGAAGAGTCCGAAGTTCAGGCTGCCGCGGCCGAGGCATTGGGCGTGCTCGTGCGTTCGGGTGTGGCGTTCGGGAAGAACGACGCGGTCGTTGCGCGGTTGATTCAATTCGCGGGAACGCACCCGTTCGCGCGAGCGACCGCCTCGGCGTATGCGCTCTCCGGGCTTGCTGGGCAAAGGGTGGTGTTGCCGGAGTCGGATGTGTTGTCGGCCTTCGCCGCCTCGCCCTCGGCGAGTGCGCGTGCGTTCTTGGCACGCGTGCTGTCGGTGATCGGATCGCAAGCCGCCCTCGATGCGCTGGCACACGGCATCGCCCACGACGAGGATGCGCACGTGCGAAGCGACGATTGCCGCTGGATTGCCCGCGCAGGGGCCACCCCCGCCGTGCTGGATGCGCTCGGTGCCGCGCTTCGCGATCCTTCGCCCGAGGTCGTGGTTGCATCGGCCACGGCGATCGCGACCTTGGGGTCGGCCGCGGCGTCGCTCCTGCCGGCGCTGACCGCGCTGTACGATGGCTCGCACTCCGATTGGGTGCGCAGCACGATGCTCACGACCTTGGTGGCGCTCGATCCGGCGAGCGCGCGCAGCCGGGTCGAGTCAGGGCTCTCCGACGCGTGGCCGGTGCGTCTCGCCGCCATTCCGGCTCTGGCGACGTTGAGCTCCGACGACGATGTCGCGCAGCTCGTTCGCATCGCGGGCGAGTCGGACAAGCGCTCGGCGTACGCGGCCATCGAGGCCATTGCCACGTTGGATCCCTCGCGCTCGACGCCCGAGATGAAAGAGCGATTGCGCGGGGTGCTGGCGAATCCCGATTTCGAAACGATTTCCGCGGTGGCCGACGCCGTCGTCGTATTGAATTGGACCGACTTCGCCAACGATTTTCGCGGGCTTTACGACGCATTTCCCGGCGGCGCCAATTTGAATGGCCGCATGGCCGTTCTGTACGCGCTCGGGAAAATTGGCGACACGTCCGACGTTCCCTTGTTCGAGCGGGGATTGCGCGACGACGAGCAACTCGTCTCGCAAACGGCCGCCGACGCATACAAGGCCATCACCGGCGTGGATGCGAGCGACCGCGTGCGCAAAGCCAGCATGGTCCGCACGGCGACGCCGTCGGCGTGGGAGATGGAGCGGGCCGTCTCGTCGTTCGTGTACATGGAGACCACGCGCGGCCCCATCGTGATGCGCATGCTGCGCGAGGCACCGCTCAGCGCGACCAACTTCGTGCGGCTTGCGCGCTCGGGCTTTTACGATGGATTGTCGTACCACCGCGTGGTGCCCAACTTCGTCGCCCAGGGCGGCGATCCACGGGGCGACGGCTTCGGCGGCTCGGAAGATCTGGTGCGCGAGGAGATTTCCCGCGTCCCGCACCGCCGCGGCACCGTGGGCATGGCCACGCAGGGCAAGGACACGGCCTCGTCGCAGTTCTTCATCAACCACGGTTGGAACGTAGGCCTCGATGGGCGCTACACCGTTTTTGCCGAGGTCATCTTCGGCATGGACGCGGCCGATCGGCTCGAAGTGGGCGACACCATCATCCGCACGTGGGTGCTCCCCGGGCTGCCGTTTGGTCAGAATATCTCGCCCATCGTGAAGTAG
- a CDS encoding ATP-binding protein, whose protein sequence is MTVRASGGKFELDGGVPRSLLSFDDGRAAFLTNGAGFGHVVQFYDQDEFLNDTMLQFLGGGLSEGDSLIVVAVPTHRDAFQRSLAARGFDVQLLCESNQLTLLDAHELLSRFMVGSMPDKDLFENEVGRLIETTLCRRKDAKLRIFGEMVDVLCQAGNPLGAVRLEEMWNELAAVHSFSLLCGYSMSSFQKVADVTAFEDVCSRHSHVFPTESYSGLDGSEARLREIGMLQQRARALESEIERRKDLEKRLREALEREVSQSRMKDEFLATVSHELRTPLNAILGWASMMRVDPSLDVAKALDTIERNARSQGRLIEDVLDMSRIITGKLKIERHPIDLASVIRSALEVVAPTAQAKDIRIETRIGVDPCPFYGDADRLQQILWNLLSNALKFTPNEGSIQVRLEQHGSSFEVQVIDTGRGIEPAFLPHIFERFRQADTSTTRAERGLGLGLAIVRYLVELHGGTIRAHSEGEGTGSRFVMHLPVPAVRDTGAKTPATDAVPPRSTPAGAGTKKVLEGLRVVACEDDQDARDLLFHVMKAAGALVRVAGSAHEALEHVKEFRPDVVVSDIGLPEVDGYAFMRQLRALPEDKGGRTPAIALTAYARGQDARKAFFAGYQLHLAKPVEPGELVMMVANLAGRLTDS, encoded by the coding sequence ATGACCGTACGTGCATCGGGGGGCAAGTTCGAGCTCGATGGTGGAGTCCCGCGCTCGTTGCTTTCGTTCGACGATGGGCGAGCCGCGTTTCTGACGAACGGGGCCGGTTTCGGACACGTCGTTCAGTTTTACGACCAGGATGAATTCCTCAATGACACCATGCTCCAGTTCTTGGGCGGTGGTCTTTCGGAGGGGGATTCGCTCATCGTCGTTGCCGTTCCGACGCATCGCGACGCATTCCAGCGAAGCCTCGCCGCCCGGGGTTTCGACGTGCAGCTCCTTTGCGAGAGCAACCAGCTGACGCTGCTCGATGCGCACGAGCTGCTCTCGCGTTTCATGGTCGGGTCGATGCCCGACAAGGATCTTTTCGAAAACGAGGTGGGCCGACTCATCGAAACGACGCTCTGCCGACGCAAGGACGCGAAGCTTCGCATCTTTGGCGAAATGGTCGACGTGTTGTGCCAGGCAGGTAATCCACTGGGGGCCGTACGGCTCGAAGAAATGTGGAATGAGTTGGCCGCGGTGCACTCGTTTTCGCTGCTGTGCGGTTACTCCATGTCGAGTTTTCAGAAGGTCGCGGATGTCACGGCCTTCGAGGACGTGTGCAGTCGCCACTCGCACGTGTTTCCCACGGAGAGTTATTCCGGTCTCGATGGTTCCGAGGCGCGGTTGCGCGAGATTGGCATGTTGCAGCAACGGGCGCGCGCCCTCGAAAGCGAAATCGAACGGCGGAAGGACCTGGAAAAGCGCTTGCGGGAAGCGCTCGAACGCGAGGTGTCGCAGAGCCGCATGAAGGACGAGTTCCTGGCCACGGTGTCGCACGAATTGCGCACACCGCTCAACGCCATCCTGGGCTGGGCCTCCATGATGCGGGTGGATCCCAGCCTCGACGTGGCCAAGGCCCTCGATACCATCGAGCGCAATGCGCGCTCGCAGGGGCGCCTCATCGAGGATGTCCTCGACATGTCGCGCATCATCACCGGAAAGCTGAAAATCGAGCGCCACCCGATCGATCTCGCGAGCGTGATCCGCTCGGCGCTGGAGGTGGTCGCGCCGACGGCACAGGCCAAAGACATCCGCATCGAAACACGCATTGGCGTCGACCCATGCCCGTTCTACGGGGATGCGGATCGGCTGCAGCAGATTCTCTGGAATCTGCTTTCCAATGCACTGAAGTTCACGCCAAACGAAGGCTCCATCCAAGTGCGGCTCGAGCAGCATGGCTCGTCGTTCGAGGTGCAGGTCATCGACACCGGGCGCGGAATCGAACCGGCGTTCTTGCCGCATATCTTCGAGCGGTTTCGTCAGGCCGATACGTCGACCACGCGGGCGGAGCGCGGGCTGGGGTTGGGGCTCGCCATCGTTCGGTACCTCGTCGAGCTGCACGGCGGCACCATTCGCGCGCACAGCGAGGGTGAGGGGACGGGATCGCGCTTCGTGATGCATCTGCCCGTGCCGGCCGTACGCGACACGGGCGCGAAGACGCCCGCGACCGATGCCGTGCCGCCGCGTTCGACGCCTGCAGGAGCAGGCACGAAGAAGGTGCTCGAGGGCCTCCGAGTCGTGGCCTGCGAGGACGATCAAGATGCGCGCGATTTGCTGTTTCACGTGATGAAGGCAGCCGGAGCGCTCGTGCGCGTTGCAGGATCGGCGCACGAGGCGCTCGAGCACGTGAAGGAGTTTCGCCCCGACGTGGTGGTCAGCGATATCGGACTACCCGAGGTCGATGGATATGCCTTCATGCGGCAACTGCGTGCGTTGCCCGAGGACAAGGGCGGGCGCACACCGGCCATTGCGCTGACGGCGTATGCCCGCGGGCAGGATGCGCGGAAAGCCTTTTTCGCGGGCTATCAATTGCATTTGGCCAAGCCCGTGGAGCCGGGAGAGCTGGTGATGATGGTGGCCAACTTGGCCGGCCGCCTCACCGATTCGTAG
- a CDS encoding MFS transporter: MADSFQVTPRAVAGIPTLTQLGYGLGMLLLVPLGDRFERSRLIVGMTAVASFALIGVALAPNLFWLTLGCLVLGLASMAPQLIVPYAAGAGPASQRGRAVGTVMAGLIVGILLSRAVSGFVGGHYGWRAMYGLAAAIMAVLAVVLRARLPKQAPENPVPLATVYTSLATIVRTQPVLRLHAVIGALTFGSFSIFWTTLSFHLAAPPHHLGSDVVGLFSIVGVAGALAANVAGRFADRHDPRIMNAIAMVVIVLAFVVFGFLGHSLLGIGLGVILLDVGVQANQISNQARIYALDPNLRNRLNTVYMSTYFAGGAAGSLLGSYAWTHGGWTSVSLAGGALGLLALLVFGAVTSLGKRVATNR; encoded by the coding sequence ATGGCGGACTCGTTTCAGGTCACGCCGCGCGCCGTTGCAGGCATCCCTACCCTCACACAACTCGGCTACGGCCTGGGGATGCTGCTGCTCGTGCCGCTGGGCGATCGCTTCGAGCGCAGTCGCCTCATCGTCGGCATGACCGCGGTGGCGTCTTTCGCATTGATTGGCGTGGCGCTCGCGCCGAATCTCTTTTGGCTCACCTTGGGGTGCCTGGTGCTCGGGCTTGCGTCGATGGCGCCGCAGCTCATCGTCCCTTATGCCGCGGGTGCGGGCCCCGCCTCGCAACGCGGGCGCGCCGTCGGTACGGTGATGGCCGGGCTGATCGTCGGTATCCTGCTTTCGCGCGCCGTGAGCGGCTTCGTGGGCGGACACTATGGCTGGCGTGCCATGTACGGCCTCGCCGCGGCCATCATGGCCGTGCTCGCGGTGGTTCTGCGCGCGCGCCTGCCCAAGCAAGCACCGGAGAACCCGGTGCCGCTGGCCACCGTGTACACGTCGCTCGCCACCATCGTGCGCACGCAGCCGGTGTTGCGCCTGCACGCGGTCATCGGGGCGCTCACCTTCGGTTCATTCAGCATCTTCTGGACGACCCTCTCCTTTCACCTCGCCGCTCCGCCGCATCACTTGGGAAGCGACGTCGTGGGGCTCTTCAGCATCGTCGGCGTGGCGGGTGCGCTGGCGGCGAACGTCGCGGGGCGCTTCGCCGATCGCCATGATCCGCGCATCATGAATGCCATCGCCATGGTCGTCATCGTATTGGCGTTCGTCGTCTTTGGTTTCCTCGGGCACTCCCTTCTTGGCATTGGCCTGGGCGTCATTTTGCTCGACGTCGGCGTGCAGGCGAATCAAATATCCAATCAGGCACGGATTTACGCTCTCGATCCGAATCTGCGCAATCGCCTCAACACCGTGTACATGTCCACGTATTTCGCGGGTGGCGCAGCCGGCTCGCTGCTTGGCTCGTATGCATGGACGCACGGCGGCTGGACCAGTGTTTCCCTGGCCGGCGGGGCGCTTGGCCTCTTGGCGCTGCTCGTCTTTGGTGCGGTCACCTCGTTGGGAAAACGCGTCGCTACGAATCGGTGA
- a CDS encoding siderophore-interacting protein produces the protein MTQTLSSQPSPRPPTVRFRTVRVRRIQTMTPHMLRITLGGEAISDLVTYGNDQHIKLYFQRPGVKLPEPFTSETFMALPRSQRPTLRTYTIREHRPAEGEIDIDFVLHEDAGPASHWARNAKLGDSLTFAGPRGAYQVDRQLDALWLVADETGLPAAFAILETLPPGVYAQAFFEVDNVREEQPLNTRANVNVVWVYRHGVPPGESDVLLDAVRNTTLPAGKVAAWVACEMSVARSLRHHLTEVRGIPNDRVKWVGYWERGQSEDDAYDEAQRAAQAKG, from the coding sequence ATGACGCAAACCTTGTCGTCGCAGCCTTCGCCCCGGCCCCCCACGGTCCGCTTTCGCACGGTGCGCGTTCGGCGCATTCAGACGATGACGCCGCACATGTTGCGCATCACGCTGGGCGGTGAAGCGATTTCCGATCTCGTCACGTACGGGAACGACCAGCACATCAAACTTTATTTCCAGAGGCCCGGCGTCAAGCTGCCGGAGCCTTTCACGTCCGAGACGTTCATGGCCCTGCCCCGCAGCCAGCGGCCCACGTTGCGTACGTACACGATTCGCGAACACCGGCCCGCGGAAGGTGAAATCGACATCGACTTCGTCCTTCACGAAGACGCCGGGCCCGCGTCCCATTGGGCGAGAAATGCCAAATTGGGCGACAGTTTGACCTTCGCCGGGCCGCGCGGAGCGTACCAGGTCGATCGCCAGCTCGATGCGCTCTGGCTCGTGGCCGATGAAACGGGGTTGCCCGCCGCATTTGCCATTCTGGAAACGCTGCCCCCTGGCGTGTATGCGCAAGCCTTTTTCGAAGTCGACAACGTGCGCGAAGAGCAGCCGCTGAACACCCGCGCGAACGTCAATGTCGTTTGGGTTTACCGCCACGGCGTCCCGCCCGGCGAAAGCGATGTCCTCCTCGATGCCGTGCGCAACACCACGCTTCCCGCGGGCAAGGTCGCGGCATGGGTGGCGTGCGAAATGTCCGTTGCGCGCTCGCTACGACATCACCTGACCGAGGTGCGGGGCATTCCCAACGATCGCGTCAAGTGGGTTGGCTATTGGGAGCGCGGGCAAAGCGAGGACGACGCCTACGATGAAGCGCAGCGCGCCGCCCAAGCCAAAGGTTAA